One window of the Endomicrobium proavitum genome contains the following:
- the hypF gene encoding carbamoyltransferase HypF — translation MKKHCAVLIKAVGVVQGVGFRPFVFNLAGKLHLYGFVRNTGFGAEIIVEGKKDDVVKFLSDLKKSKFKAEYTAQETAAKRYENFRIKESKKTPILSEFPSDLAMCNECKKELFSKNDRRHNYSFINCVNCGPRFSIIKKLPYDRKNTSMAKFKMCPACLAEYNNPKNRRFHAQPNACSVCGPQISLFDKNTKLISVKEKALKDAIKFLKSGKIVAVKGIGGYHLMCDASNINAVKLLRKRKNRPYKPFAVMADIKTAKKLCRVNKYEENELTSSKAPIVILEKKRKDKKLSALSANATLGVMLAYAPIHHLIIKEIPFLAATSGNRSDEPLSAREDEAFKNLSQIADYFLTHNREIENRSDDSIVRFLPNSGEKIIIRRSRGFVPEPLDINIADSVIAAGGDLKNNFCITRNAKTYMSQFVGDLANKSNMDFYAESIKKMASFLDVNPKTQMCDAHNGYASSQYFKNKFQKPKIVFHHYAHIASVIAEHNLKGNILGFAFDGNGLGEDGKIWGGEIVIFDGKNFSRAAHLDYFNLPGGDLCAQEIWRNAASLLHKYNFDSYIPKFFGKLNWRAAVKMIDSNINSFATSSMGRVFDAVSAILNIKTFAAFEAEGAIALEDAAWRALRKNNIAAEYDFEVKNDVIDLKKTFTGILSDLDNKIQKDIISLKFHNTIISVITACCKKFNAKTVALSGGVFQNMLLLSKTVEKLRKKKIKVYFNQKVPANDGGIALGQAYISKLASKNDKI, via the coding sequence ATGAAAAAACATTGTGCTGTTTTGATAAAAGCTGTGGGCGTGGTGCAGGGGGTGGGGTTTAGACCTTTTGTTTTTAATTTGGCGGGGAAATTACACCTTTATGGTTTTGTCAGAAACACAGGCTTTGGCGCTGAAATTATTGTTGAAGGCAAGAAAGATGATGTTGTAAAATTTTTATCGGATTTAAAAAAATCAAAGTTTAAGGCTGAATATACCGCTCAAGAAACAGCTGCAAAAAGATATGAAAACTTTCGGATAAAAGAGAGTAAAAAAACTCCAATCTTGTCGGAATTTCCTTCCGATTTGGCAATGTGTAATGAATGCAAAAAAGAATTATTTTCAAAAAACGACAGAAGACATAACTATTCGTTTATAAATTGCGTTAACTGCGGCCCGCGATTTTCAATTATAAAAAAACTTCCATACGACAGAAAAAATACGTCTATGGCAAAGTTTAAAATGTGTCCGGCATGTCTTGCGGAATACAACAATCCTAAAAACCGCAGATTTCACGCTCAGCCTAACGCTTGCTCTGTGTGCGGCCCGCAGATTTCTTTGTTTGATAAAAATACAAAACTTATTTCCGTAAAAGAAAAAGCTTTAAAAGACGCGATAAAATTTCTTAAATCTGGAAAAATTGTCGCGGTTAAAGGTATCGGCGGATATCATTTGATGTGCGACGCGTCAAACATAAACGCTGTTAAACTTTTGAGAAAACGCAAAAATCGCCCTTATAAACCTTTTGCCGTAATGGCGGATATTAAAACCGCAAAAAAACTTTGCCGCGTAAATAAATACGAAGAGAATGAATTAACTTCTTCAAAAGCTCCTATTGTAATACTTGAAAAAAAGCGCAAAGATAAAAAATTATCGGCTTTATCTGCAAACGCAACTCTTGGCGTAATGCTTGCCTACGCGCCTATTCATCATTTAATTATTAAAGAAATCCCGTTTTTGGCTGCAACTTCCGGCAATCGCTCGGACGAACCGTTAAGCGCGCGCGAAGACGAAGCGTTTAAAAATCTTTCGCAGATAGCAGATTATTTTTTAACGCATAACAGAGAAATAGAAAACCGCTCCGACGATTCAATAGTCCGTTTTCTTCCAAATAGCGGTGAAAAAATAATAATCAGAAGAAGTAGAGGCTTCGTGCCAGAACCGTTAGATATAAATATTGCGGATTCCGTTATAGCCGCCGGCGGAGATTTAAAAAATAATTTTTGCATAACAAGAAACGCTAAAACGTATATGTCGCAATTTGTCGGAGATTTGGCTAATAAATCCAATATGGATTTTTACGCTGAAAGCATAAAGAAGATGGCATCTTTTTTAGATGTGAATCCTAAAACACAAATGTGCGACGCACATAACGGATATGCCTCTTCCCAATATTTTAAAAATAAGTTTCAAAAACCAAAGATTGTTTTTCACCATTATGCGCATATAGCTTCCGTAATTGCAGAACATAATTTAAAAGGAAATATTTTAGGTTTTGCTTTTGACGGAAACGGTTTAGGCGAAGACGGAAAAATATGGGGCGGCGAAATTGTAATATTTGACGGCAAAAATTTTTCGCGGGCTGCTCATTTAGATTATTTTAATTTGCCCGGCGGAGATTTATGCGCGCAGGAAATATGGCGCAACGCGGCGTCTTTGCTTCATAAATATAATTTTGATTCTTACATACCTAAATTTTTTGGAAAACTCAATTGGCGCGCTGCCGTAAAAATGATTGATAGTAATATAAACTCTTTTGCAACGTCAAGTATGGGAAGAGTTTTTGACGCTGTGTCGGCTATTTTAAATATTAAAACTTTTGCTGCGTTTGAAGCCGAAGGCGCAATTGCTTTGGAAGATGCCGCTTGGCGCGCTCTGCGAAAAAACAATATTGCCGCAGAATACGATTTTGAAGTTAAGAATGACGTTATAGATTTGAAAAAAACTTTTACAGGCATATTATCGGACTTGGATAATAAAATACAAAAAGATATTATCAGTTTGAAATTTCACAATACAATAATATCTGTAATTACCGCTTGTTGTAAAAAGTTCAATGCTAAAACGGTTGCATTAAGCGGCGGCGTTTTTCAAAATATGCTTTTGTTAAGCAAAACTGTTGAGAAGTTAAGAAAGAAAAAAATTAAAGTTTATTTTAACCAAAAAGTTCCCGCAAACGACGGCGGCATAGCGTTGGGGCAGGCGTATATTTCAAAATTAGCTTCTAAAAATGATAAAATATAA
- a CDS encoding NAD-dependent epimerase/dehydratase family protein: MRILLTGANGFVGSHVAEALVEQKHEVTAIVRKTSNLAWLSSLPLIYKYGDLSDKRFLEICSKDADVVIHCAGVVRAMDKDGYFKSNVDYTKNFCEAVLASNPNLKKFIFISSQAAMGPSLSNKPKLLTERETPVSDYGLSKLAAEGVVKSVLGGKVPYTIIRPASVYGPRDKDIFIFFNLIHKHLRPATVERRLVQLVYVKDIAQGVVNSIENAQSDNKLYYLGNETPYTWTEMGKVIAESVGKKAMPIPVPDFVFKFAGVAAQSFSYLTKKPAVLNRQKITEMLQEYWLADNSAAKTDLKIEFTPLEIASKITYNWYLRNHYF, from the coding sequence ATGAGAATTTTACTTACCGGAGCAAATGGATTTGTAGGAAGCCATGTTGCCGAAGCGTTAGTTGAACAAAAACATGAAGTTACCGCGATAGTGAGAAAAACGTCAAATTTGGCGTGGTTAAGCTCGCTGCCGCTAATATATAAATACGGAGATTTGTCGGATAAAAGATTTCTTGAAATTTGTTCAAAGGATGCCGACGTTGTAATTCACTGCGCCGGAGTTGTGCGCGCAATGGATAAGGACGGATATTTTAAATCTAACGTAGATTACACAAAAAATTTCTGCGAAGCTGTTTTGGCGTCCAACCCGAATTTGAAAAAATTTATTTTTATTTCTTCGCAGGCGGCAATGGGTCCGAGCTTGTCTAATAAACCTAAACTTTTAACGGAGCGGGAAACGCCGGTGTCCGATTACGGTCTTAGCAAACTTGCCGCCGAGGGAGTTGTTAAAAGCGTTTTAGGCGGGAAAGTTCCTTACACCATAATAAGACCTGCTTCCGTTTACGGTCCGCGCGATAAAGATATTTTTATATTTTTTAACCTTATACATAAACATTTGCGTCCGGCGACGGTTGAAAGAAGATTAGTGCAGCTTGTTTATGTAAAAGATATAGCGCAAGGCGTTGTTAATTCTATTGAAAACGCGCAAAGCGATAATAAATTGTATTATCTCGGCAATGAAACGCCTTATACTTGGACAGAAATGGGCAAAGTTATAGCGGAATCTGTAGGCAAGAAAGCTATGCCTATTCCCGTTCCTGATTTTGTGTTTAAATTTGCGGGCGTTGCAGCGCAGTCTTTTTCTTATTTAACCAAAAAACCGGCGGTTTTAAACAGGCAGAAAATTACCGAAATGCTTCAGGAATATTGGCTTGCGGATAACAGCGCAGCCAAAACCGATTTAAAAATAGAGTTTACTCCTCTTGAAATTGCTTCTAAAATAACATACAATTGGTATTTGCGTAATCATTACTTTTAA
- the hypD gene encoding hydrogenase formation protein HypD, producing MEVCGTHTMAIAKYGLRNYFKGVDFISGPGCPVCVTPSSRLEQCVELARKKNVITVTFGDLLRVPAVTSSLQNELTRGADVKVIYSVYEPLNIALSNPKKEVVFLGAGFETTAPLAAALIKSAKQKKIKNLSVFSMFKSVFPAVETLCKDKEIKVDGFLLPGNVAAITGSDNFNFISDKYAVACVVAGFLKDEITDAANALIALVKNKKTEVINKYSYAVSSKGNTAAKILLNEVFFLKNDIWRGFGVIENSGFGISDKYASFDADKKFSLKKIAEPKDKCLCGQIMKGLKSPADCKLFGKKCFPQNPVGPCMVSSEGVCAAHFKYR from the coding sequence ATGGAAGTGTGCGGAACGCACACAATGGCTATAGCAAAATACGGACTTCGCAACTATTTTAAAGGCGTTGATTTTATATCCGGCCCGGGCTGTCCTGTTTGCGTTACGCCGTCAAGCAGGCTTGAACAATGCGTAGAACTGGCGCGAAAAAAAAATGTAATAACGGTAACTTTCGGCGATTTGTTGAGAGTGCCGGCAGTTACATCTTCATTGCAGAACGAACTTACGCGCGGTGCGGATGTAAAAGTAATTTATTCGGTTTACGAGCCGTTAAATATTGCGCTTTCTAATCCGAAAAAAGAAGTGGTTTTTCTTGGCGCGGGCTTTGAAACAACCGCTCCTCTTGCGGCTGCGCTTATTAAATCCGCAAAGCAAAAAAAGATAAAAAATCTTTCGGTTTTTTCAATGTTTAAATCGGTATTTCCCGCGGTTGAAACTCTTTGTAAGGATAAAGAAATAAAAGTTGACGGATTTCTTTTACCGGGAAACGTAGCGGCTATAACCGGCAGCGACAATTTTAATTTTATTTCAGATAAATACGCCGTAGCGTGCGTAGTCGCAGGGTTTTTGAAAGATGAAATTACAGACGCGGCAAACGCTTTAATTGCTCTTGTAAAAAATAAAAAAACCGAAGTAATTAATAAATATTCGTATGCGGTTAGCTCTAAAGGAAACACTGCGGCTAAAATTTTGCTTAATGAAGTTTTCTTTCTTAAAAATGATATTTGGCGAGGTTTTGGCGTTATAGAAAACAGCGGTTTTGGAATTTCCGATAAATATGCAAGTTTTGACGCGGATAAAAAATTTTCTCTCAAAAAAATTGCCGAACCGAAAGACAAATGTCTTTGCGGACAAATTATGAAAGGGTTGAAAAGTCCCGCAGACTGTAAACTTTTCGGAAAAAAATGTTTTCCGCAAAATCCGGTAGGCCCATGTATGGTCTCGTCGGAAGGCGTGTGCGCGGCACACTTTAAATATAGGTAA
- the murG gene encoding undecaprenyldiphospho-muramoylpentapeptide beta-N-acetylglucosaminyltransferase: MTRIASKKIIIAASGTGGHIYPGISLAREFERNGYDVTFFIGNNETSVKILTDSGLKYIAFNMSGMPRKFSFAFIKFLFKLAKAFLKSFCEIKKINPDIVIGTGGYISVPAIAAAGILGRKTYIHEQNAIPGAANKLLAKIADKVFVSFKDSVKYFKNKNVIVSGYPVRRDIVNVSKDEALKNLNAQKDIYTVLVFGGSLGAVKLNETAFDALDKFSLKEKIQVFHITGSKNFALISEKAKNKKNYFVFEYMHNIADAYAVSDIVICRSGAGAVFELKALNKPAVLVPYPFATDNHQFFNAKEIEKPRFAEVIEEKNLNAQSLLSAIEQIKSSKSYPVESKSLQLPQETIFKEIINV; encoded by the coding sequence ATGACAAGAATCGCATCTAAAAAAATAATCATAGCCGCAAGCGGCACAGGCGGACACATATATCCCGGAATATCTCTGGCGCGCGAATTTGAACGCAACGGTTACGACGTAACTTTTTTTATAGGAAATAATGAAACGTCGGTTAAAATTTTAACCGACAGCGGATTGAAATATATTGCGTTTAATATGTCTGGCATGCCGCGCAAGTTTTCTTTTGCATTTATTAAATTTTTATTTAAACTTGCGAAGGCTTTTTTAAAATCTTTTTGCGAAATAAAAAAGATAAATCCCGATATTGTAATAGGAACAGGGGGATATATTTCAGTTCCTGCAATAGCTGCAGCCGGAATTCTCGGCAGAAAAACGTATATACACGAGCAAAATGCTATACCCGGAGCCGCTAACAAATTATTGGCAAAAATTGCCGATAAAGTTTTTGTAAGTTTCAAAGACAGCGTAAAATATTTTAAAAATAAAAACGTCATAGTTTCAGGATATCCGGTGCGAAGAGATATCGTAAATGTTTCCAAAGACGAGGCTTTAAAAAATCTTAACGCGCAAAAAGATATTTACACCGTGTTAGTTTTCGGCGGAAGTCTTGGAGCCGTAAAGTTAAACGAAACGGCTTTTGACGCGCTTGATAAATTTTCGCTAAAAGAAAAAATTCAGGTTTTTCATATTACGGGAAGTAAAAATTTTGCGTTAATTTCAGAAAAAGCTAAAAATAAAAAAAATTATTTTGTTTTTGAATATATGCACAATATTGCCGACGCTTATGCGGTTAGCGATATTGTTATCTGCCGCTCCGGCGCCGGAGCTGTTTTTGAGTTGAAAGCTTTAAATAAGCCGGCTGTTTTGGTTCCGTATCCTTTTGCTACCGATAACCATCAGTTTTTCAACGCAAAAGAAATAGAAAAACCGCGGTTTGCGGAAGTGATAGAAGAAAAAAATCTTAACGCGCAATCTCTTTTGTCGGCGATAGAACAAATAAAATCTTCAAAAAGTTATCCGGTTGAAAGTAAATCGCTTCAACTGCCTCAAGAAACAATATTTAAGGAAATAATAAATGTATAA
- a CDS encoding hydrogenase maturation nickel metallochaperone HypA, with translation MHEHGIARDLWKTVLAEAEKNGLKKITKLTVVLGEASGIEKDFLNHSFVDHIFKEEEIAKGAEVEYVVSPLEAVCNVCHKRIKAKDMDKLLCPYCGANNIKITSGRDVFISSIEGD, from the coding sequence ATGCATGAACATGGAATTGCGAGAGATTTATGGAAGACGGTTTTAGCTGAAGCGGAAAAAAACGGACTGAAAAAAATTACAAAACTTACTGTAGTTTTGGGAGAAGCTTCGGGAATAGAGAAAGATTTTTTAAATCACTCTTTTGTTGATCATATATTTAAAGAGGAAGAAATAGCAAAGGGCGCTGAAGTTGAGTATGTAGTTTCTCCGCTTGAAGCAGTTTGTAACGTTTGTCATAAACGTATTAAAGCTAAAGATATGGATAAACTTTTATGTCCGTATTGCGGCGCAAATAATATAAAAATAACTTCAGGCAGAGATGTGTTTATAAGCAGTATTGAAGGCGACTAA
- the hypE gene encoding hydrogenase expression/formation protein HypE, whose amino-acid sequence MDKITLAHGAGGNASKNLINKIFKKYFSNKTLDALDDAAVLKISGLKAAFSTDSFVINPIFFNGGDIGKLSVCGTINDISMMGATPAAMSAAAIIEEGFPLKDLERIAKSMSVAAKNAGVEIVTGDTKVVKKGEADGIFINTSAIGVIKNGVNLSGKNAKSGDKIIVSGNIAEHGISIMLSRDNFGFKNNIKSDCACLNGLTGGILKVCPNVHVLRDPTRGGVAATLNEIAESSNVGIIIDAKSVPVAKEVAAICRVLGFDPLYIANEGKLLSIQSAADTVKVLNACQKNKLGKNAKVIAEVVNSPKGVWVKTASGALRKVLNSDMEQLPRIC is encoded by the coding sequence ATGGATAAGATAACTTTGGCGCACGGGGCGGGCGGGAACGCTTCCAAAAATTTAATAAATAAAATATTTAAAAAATATTTTTCAAATAAAACGCTTGACGCTTTGGACGACGCTGCGGTTTTAAAAATAAGCGGTTTAAAAGCGGCGTTTTCTACGGATTCTTTTGTTATTAATCCGATTTTTTTTAACGGCGGAGATATCGGGAAACTTTCTGTCTGCGGAACAATTAACGATATTTCAATGATGGGCGCAACGCCTGCGGCAATGTCTGCCGCGGCTATAATAGAAGAAGGCTTTCCTCTGAAAGATTTGGAACGCATAGCAAAATCTATGTCTGTTGCGGCAAAAAACGCCGGCGTTGAAATAGTTACCGGTGACACAAAAGTAGTTAAAAAAGGCGAAGCCGACGGAATTTTTATAAATACAAGCGCAATAGGCGTAATAAAAAACGGAGTTAATTTATCAGGTAAAAATGCAAAGTCCGGCGATAAAATTATAGTAAGCGGAAATATTGCCGAGCACGGAATATCCATAATGCTTTCAAGAGATAATTTCGGTTTTAAGAATAATATAAAAAGCGACTGCGCGTGTCTTAACGGTTTAACCGGCGGCATATTAAAAGTTTGTCCGAACGTTCACGTTTTGCGCGACCCTACAAGAGGCGGCGTTGCCGCTACGCTTAACGAAATTGCCGAAAGTTCAAACGTGGGAATAATAATAGACGCAAAATCTGTTCCGGTTGCTAAAGAAGTTGCCGCAATATGCCGCGTTTTGGGTTTTGATCCGCTGTATATTGCAAACGAAGGCAAACTTCTTTCAATTCAAAGCGCCGCCGATACCGTGAAAGTTTTAAACGCGTGTCAAAAAAACAAACTCGGCAAAAATGCAAAAGTTATAGCTGAAGTTGTAAATTCTCCGAAAGGCGTTTGGGTAAAAACCGCCTCGGGCGCGCTTCGCAAAGTGTTGAATTCCGATATGGAACAGTTACCGCGAATTTGTTAG
- a CDS encoding HypC/HybG/HupF family hydrogenase formation chaperone gives MCLATVAKITKILNSDTAVADFGGISSEIKTVLIKDLKLKEFVLVHAGFAISKVSQKDAKKIIEASKESGLI, from the coding sequence ATGTGTTTAGCGACCGTCGCAAAAATCACTAAAATATTAAATTCGGATACGGCTGTTGCCGATTTCGGAGGCATATCTTCCGAGATTAAAACCGTTCTTATAAAAGATTTGAAATTGAAAGAGTTTGTTTTGGTTCACGCAGGTTTTGCCATAAGCAAAGTATCGCAAAAAGACGCTAAAAAAATAATTGAAGCGTCTAAAGAATCGGGTCTTATATAA
- a CDS encoding TIGR00730 family Rossman fold protein, whose protein sequence is MSETAAVFCGSSEGKNPAFKAAAENLARIMAKENIELVYGGGNVGLMGVLASGVLKNGGRVTGVIPDFLKNLELAHTGLSELIISQSMHERKQKMYELADYFIVLPGGIGTIDEFAEVFTWSQLDLHKKPCALVNIAGYFDDLLKFFNNSVEETFLKKEHLNSVIIADSVETALEKCRAKAGIL, encoded by the coding sequence ATGAGTGAAACGGCGGCAGTTTTTTGCGGATCTTCGGAAGGGAAAAATCCTGCTTTTAAAGCGGCGGCGGAAAACCTTGCAAGAATAATGGCAAAAGAAAATATAGAGCTTGTTTACGGCGGCGGAAACGTAGGGCTTATGGGCGTTTTGGCAAGCGGCGTTTTAAAAAACGGCGGCAGAGTTACCGGAGTAATACCTGATTTTTTAAAAAATCTTGAGCTTGCCCATACAGGTTTAAGCGAACTTATAATTTCGCAAAGCATGCATGAGAGAAAACAAAAAATGTATGAGCTTGCGGATTACTTTATTGTTCTCCCCGGCGGAATAGGAACTATTGACGAGTTTGCCGAAGTGTTTACATGGTCGCAGCTTGACCTTCACAAAAAACCGTGCGCGTTAGTTAACATTGCCGGATATTTTGACGATTTGCTGAAATTTTTTAATAATTCTGTAGAAGAAACATTTTTAAAAAAAGAACATTTAAATTCCGTAATTATTGCAGATAGCGTTGAAACGGCGCTTGAAAAATGTCGCGCAAAGGCGGGCATTTTGTGA
- the surE gene encoding 5'/3'-nucleotidase SurE, producing the protein MYKILISNDDGVKGAGLRPLIKEMSKIGKVFVIVPFGQMSGTGHSITLSKFKKAIEIEKNFYAIKGATPADCVKFGLLSFKDVVPDIVISGINTCPNMGQDVIYSGTCGAAREGAMKGIPSLAVSAAEMHAKEYRHSAQATRKIAEKVLKNKKKYQGVCLNINIPKNYKGIKVVPLGLNEYNESVETVLDKNGYFHYKLSGRYHSGGKNKGSDIAAVEKGYISVTPLQIDQTNFSLMKKIKL; encoded by the coding sequence ATGTATAAAATTTTAATTTCTAATGACGACGGGGTAAAAGGCGCCGGATTGCGTCCTTTAATTAAAGAGATGTCAAAAATAGGAAAAGTTTTTGTGATAGTGCCTTTCGGTCAAATGTCCGGCACCGGTCACAGCATAACTCTTTCAAAATTTAAAAAAGCTATAGAAATAGAAAAAAATTTTTACGCTATAAAAGGCGCAACGCCGGCGGATTGCGTAAAGTTCGGGCTGTTGTCTTTTAAAGACGTTGTGCCGGACATTGTAATTTCTGGCATAAACACATGTCCGAATATGGGACAAGACGTAATTTATTCCGGAACTTGCGGCGCGGCGCGAGAGGGCGCAATGAAAGGCATACCGTCGCTTGCGGTATCCGCGGCAGAAATGCATGCAAAAGAATATCGCCATTCCGCGCAGGCTACAAGAAAAATCGCTGAAAAAGTATTGAAAAATAAAAAAAAGTATCAGGGCGTTTGCCTTAACATAAATATTCCTAAAAATTATAAAGGCATAAAAGTTGTTCCGCTTGGGCTTAATGAATACAACGAAAGCGTAGAAACCGTTTTAGATAAAAACGGATACTTCCATTACAAACTTTCAGGCAGATACCATTCCGGCGGCAAAAATAAAGGTTCAGACATCGCGGCTGTAGAAAAAGGCTACATCTCCGTAACGCCGCTGCAAATAGACCAAACGAATTTTAGTTTGATGAAAAAGATTAAGTTGTAA
- the uvrB gene encoding excinuclease ABC subunit UvrB — protein MEKFKLVSKFKPSGDQPAAIEQLVKNYNGGVNSQVLLGVTGSGKTYVMANVIEKLQKPTLIIEPNKILAAQTYAEFKSFFPNNAVEYFISYYDYYQPEAYIPSSDTYIEKDSSINDHIDRLRLKATTSLLERKDVIVVASVSCIYNLGSPKDYQNMCVEIIVGGEKSRDTIIKELVAVHYERNEIEFIRGKFRVKGDTVEIFPAYLETAIRVDFFGDDIESIKEFNPLTGEIIAKKTKAYIYPAKHFVTTQPKIDNALGTIKAELDERLALLNSQKKLLEAQRLEQRTKYDMEMLRETGFCSGVENYSRHLSGNPAGTRPTTLIDYFLQDNNDFLMIADESHISLPQIRGMYEGDRSRKQTLVDFGFRLPSALDNRPLKFPEFEKLIRKFMMVSATPGAYELERSKKNITDLVIRPTGLIDPEVVIRPINGQIQDLMQEIQKTVDKKERTLVTTLTKKMAEDLAGYLKEKGFKVEYLHSEIETLDRIEILKNLRLGKFDVLVGINLLREGLDLPEVSLVAVLDADKEGFLRSESTLIQICGRAARNVNGHVLFYADTMTGSMQRALQEMRRRRDRQIEYNVKNRITPKSIIKAVHDLDEFQNISRAENTAAMLREDGFDYKITPKNIDKVISEIEESMKEAADNLDFESATVLRDRMIELKSMKSSKKKIKQ, from the coding sequence ATGGAAAAATTTAAATTAGTTTCTAAATTTAAGCCTTCGGGCGATCAGCCGGCGGCAATAGAACAGCTTGTTAAAAATTATAACGGCGGAGTGAATTCGCAGGTGCTGCTGGGCGTTACCGGTTCCGGTAAGACTTATGTAATGGCGAATGTCATTGAGAAATTGCAAAAGCCTACGCTTATAATAGAGCCGAATAAAATTTTGGCGGCGCAGACTTACGCCGAGTTTAAATCTTTTTTTCCAAATAATGCCGTGGAGTATTTTATTTCTTATTACGATTATTATCAGCCGGAAGCATATATTCCGTCCAGCGACACTTACATAGAAAAAGACTCTTCAATAAACGATCACATAGACAGACTTCGTTTGAAAGCTACCACTTCTCTGCTTGAAAGGAAGGATGTAATTGTCGTGGCGTCGGTGTCTTGCATTTATAATCTTGGTTCTCCTAAAGATTATCAAAACATGTGCGTGGAAATTATTGTCGGCGGCGAAAAGAGCAGAGATACTATTATAAAAGAGCTTGTCGCCGTGCATTACGAAAGAAATGAGATAGAATTTATCCGCGGAAAGTTTAGAGTTAAAGGCGATACCGTGGAAATTTTTCCGGCTTATCTTGAAACGGCAATCCGCGTGGATTTTTTTGGAGACGATATTGAAAGCATAAAAGAGTTTAATCCCCTTACGGGTGAAATAATCGCAAAAAAAACAAAAGCGTATATTTATCCGGCAAAACATTTTGTTACCACTCAGCCTAAAATTGATAACGCTTTGGGAACTATTAAGGCCGAACTTGACGAAAGGCTTGCGCTGTTAAACTCTCAAAAAAAACTTCTTGAAGCGCAGCGTCTTGAGCAGAGAACAAAATACGATATGGAAATGCTTCGCGAAACCGGTTTTTGCAGCGGAGTAGAAAATTATTCGCGTCATCTTTCAGGCAACCCTGCGGGAACGCGTCCGACAACTTTAATAGATTATTTTTTGCAGGATAATAACGATTTCTTGATGATTGCCGACGAGTCTCATATTTCACTCCCTCAAATAAGAGGAATGTATGAGGGCGACAGAAGCCGCAAACAGACTCTTGTGGATTTTGGTTTCAGACTGCCTTCGGCGTTAGACAACAGGCCTTTGAAATTTCCCGAATTTGAAAAGCTTATAAGAAAATTTATGATGGTTTCCGCAACCCCCGGAGCTTACGAACTTGAGCGCAGCAAAAAAAATATAACGGATTTAGTTATACGCCCTACGGGGCTTATAGACCCTGAAGTTGTAATACGCCCGATCAACGGGCAAATTCAGGATTTAATGCAGGAAATACAAAAGACTGTTGATAAAAAAGAAAGAACTCTTGTTACAACTCTTACAAAAAAAATGGCTGAAGATTTGGCGGGTTATTTGAAAGAGAAAGGTTTTAAAGTAGAGTATTTGCATTCCGAAATAGAAACTTTGGATAGAATAGAAATTCTTAAAAATTTACGTCTTGGGAAATTTGATGTTTTAGTAGGTATAAATTTGTTAAGAGAAGGTTTGGATTTGCCGGAAGTATCTCTTGTGGCGGTTTTGGACGCTGATAAAGAAGGTTTTTTGCGCTCAGAGTCAACGCTGATACAGATTTGCGGAAGAGCGGCAAGAAATGTTAACGGACACGTTCTTTTTTACGCTGATACCATGACGGGGTCTATGCAAAGGGCTCTTCAGGAAATGCGCCGCCGCCGCGACAGGCAGATTGAATATAACGTAAAAAATCGCATTACGCCAAAGTCCATAATTAAAGCCGTTCACGACCTTGACGAGTTTCAAAATATATCGCGCGCTGAAAATACTGCCGCAATGTTAAGGGAAGACGGTTTTGATTACAAAATTACTCCGAAAAATATAGATAAAGTTATAAGCGAAATTGAAGAGAGCATGAAAGAAGCCGCCGATAATTTAGATTTTGAATCCGCAACAGTTTTAAGAGACAGAATGATTGAACTAAAATCTATGAAATCTTCCAAGAAAAAAATAAAGCAGTAA